One segment of Erigeron canadensis isolate Cc75 chromosome 2, C_canadensis_v1, whole genome shotgun sequence DNA contains the following:
- the LOC122588981 gene encoding magnesium protoporphyrin IX methyltransferase, chloroplastic-like, whose product MAFSSTLFSQNLCFRTTNSSYHSSKLYNLPTTTTRRPTTVTALADTSLDTTTLAVISTTSVAAIAAAISLSDPEKRRQLQAEEVGGGDKEVVREYFTNDGFQRWKKIYGDTDDVNKVQLDIRIGHAKTVESVMKMLTDEGSLKGVTVCDAGCGTGLLSIPLAKEGAVVFASDISSSMVSEAQTKAKEELQGKDDFQMPKFEVSDLESLNGKYDTVVCLDVLIHYPQSKADGMIAHLASLAENRLILSFAPKTFYYDLLKRIGELFPGPSKATRAYLHSEADIERALQKVGWKIRKRGLTTTQFYFSRIVEAVRA is encoded by the exons ATGGCCTTCTCATCCACACTATTCTCTCAAAATCTGTGTTTCAGAACCACCAATTCTTCGTACCACTCTTCCAAATTATACAACTTACCCACCACCACTACTCGAAGACCCACAACAGTAACCGCATTAGCAGACACATCACTAGACACAACAACATTGGCTGTCATAAGCACAACATCAGTAGCCGCAATAGCCGCCGCAATCTCCCTTTCCGACCCAGAAAAACGGCGCCAGTTACAAGCTGAAGAAGTCGGCGGGGGAGATAAAGAAGTGGTGAGAGAGTATTTCACAAATGATGGGTTTCAAAGATGGAAGAAAATATATGGAGATACAGATGATGTAAATAAAGTACAGTTGGATATACGTATAGGTCATGCTAAAACAGTTGAAAGTGTGATGAAAATGTTGACGGATGAGGGTAGTTTGAAAGGTGTGACTGTCTGTGATGCTGGATGTGGGACCGGTCTGTTGTCGATTCCGTTGGCTAAAGAAGGGGCGGTTGTTTTTGCTAGTGATATTTCTTCTTCTATGGTTTCTGAAGCTCAAACTAAG GCAAAGGAAGAACTACAGGGCAAAGACGATTTTCAGATGCCAAAGTTTGAAGTGAGTGATCTAGAAAGCTTAAATGGGAAGTATGATACTGTTGTGTGTCTAGATGTACTGATACACTATCCGCAAAGCAAGGCCGATGGTATGATTGCACACTTGGCATCTCTTGCTGAAAACCGATTGATACTCAGTTTTGCACCCAAAACATTCTATTATGATCTGCTCAAGAGAATTGGAGAGCTTTTCCCAGGACCCTCAAAGGCAACAAGagcatatcttcactcagaaGCTGATATAGAACGAGCACTGCAAAAGGTTGGCTGGAAAATAAGAAAGAGGGGTCTCACTACCACACAATTTTACTTTTCAAGAATCGTTGAAGCTGTCCGCGCTTAG